A single region of the Silene latifolia isolate original U9 population chromosome 8, ASM4854445v1, whole genome shotgun sequence genome encodes:
- the LOC141596609 gene encoding uncharacterized protein LOC141596609 produces the protein MATIVPTTEEDIHLSVVRSVSELAWADAGAEVAEPQVTRLCQEAQECIVMGRWLDLASLILTSADLVFSKVSEKDVECIYTVICNITTKSENPDEVLEIVKLVTAKITQQPSEKPVLRLKILFNLYNLLEDGYSRYYVYLKALQLSASGKVTEQVIPSLKKIDSFLKEWSVSVQDQRELYLTIFNILRESKSSGKESYNFVAKYLATFSQEDENALSEVKDEAVNAIIEFVKAPDMFQCDLLDMPAVVQLENDTKYSPIYQLLLIFLTQRLDAYLNFQTANSDMLKNYGLVHEDCVAKMRLLSLVDLASSESGQIPYAVIKDTLRVNDNEVEQWVVKAISAKLLDCKMDQMNQVVIVSRRTERLFGHQQWVDLQSKLVTWRGNIANVVNTIQANKITDDAAHAMQSMTVR, from the exons ATGGCGACAATTGTTCCTACTACTGAAGAAGACATTCATCTTTCAGTCGTTCGCTCCGTCTCCGAGCTCGCTTGGGCCGATGCCGGCGCCGAG GTTGCGGAGCCGCAAGTTACGAGATTATGTCAGGAAGCTCAAGAGTGTATTGTGATGGGGAGGTGGCTTGATTTGGCATCGTTGATTCTTACTTCTGCTGATTTGGTGTTCTCCAAAGTTTCTGAGAAAG ATGTTGAATGCATCTACACTGTTATTTGTAACATTACGACGAAATCTGAAAATCCTGATGAGGTTTTGGAGATTGTGAAGTTAGTGACAGCTAAAATCACTCAGCAACCTAGTGAGAAGCCTGTTCTTCGTTTGAAAAT TTTATTCAACCTCTATAACCTATTGGAAGATGGATATAGCCGATACTATGTTTATCTGAAGGCCCTTCAGTTATCTGCCAGTGGCAAGGTTACTGAGCAGGTTATTCCTTCTTTGAAGAAAATTGACAGTTTTTTGAAGGAATGGAGTGTCAGTGTCCAAGATCAGAGAGAGCTTTACCTGACAATCTTCAACATTTTAAGAGAAAGTAAAAG CTCTGGGAAGGAATCATATAACTTTGTTGCCAAATATTTGGCGACTTTCTCCCAGGAAGATGAGAATGCTTTGAGTGAGGTCAAAGATGAGGCTGTCAATGCTATAATAGAATTTGTTAAGGCTCCAGATATGTTTCAG TGTGATTTGTTGGACATGCCTGCCGTAGTGCAATTAGAGAATGATACCAAATACTCACCCATATATCAGCTCCTTCTGATTTTCTTAACTCAAAGACTGGATGCTTACTTGAACTTTCAGACTGCAAATTCTGACATGTTGAAGAATTACG GTCTTGTCCATGAAGATTGCGTTGCAAAAATGAGGCTTCTGTCTTTAGTAGATCTTGCTTCTAGTGAGTCGGGACAGATTCCATATGCCGTTATAAAGGATACTCTTAGA GTCAACGATAATGAGGTAGAGCAATGGGTCGTTAAAGCAATTAGTGCCAAGCTTCTTGACTGCAAGATGGACCAAATGAACCAAGTTGTCATTGTTAG CCGCCGCACTGAACGCTTGTTTGGACATCAACAATGGGTGGATCTTCAATCAAAATTAGTGACATGGAGG GGTAACATAGCAAATGTAGTCAATACAATTCAGGCGAACAAGATAACTGACGATGCTGCACATGCAATGCAAAGCATGACAGTACGTTGA
- the LOC141596608 gene encoding protein GRAVITROPIC IN THE LIGHT 1: MLPTEVRESQLRESNSQKVHPQPMEESMNQNVEAIDALISRIFTNISSLKTAYINLQAAHTPYDPDKIQAADKQVISELKHLSELKHFYRENNPKPACVSPQDSRLAAEIQEQQSLLKTYEIMVKKFQSEIQNKDSEIHQLQQLVEEAGQKREKLEKNLKMRGLSTRESDVSGQQNGFFPVDLTPDLFISAVETAYKAIHDFSKPLINMMKAASWDLDAAAQSIEPSVVYAKRAHKKYAFESYICQKMFLGFQQETFTEKPEDVSVNTESFFHQYLALREMDPLDALGQNPDSIFGKFCRSKYLVVIHPKMEASFFGNLDQRNYVMGGGHPRTPFYQAFLKLAKSTWLLHRLAHSFDPSVKIFQVNKGNEFSEVYMESVVKNLIMDENEEKPKVGLMVMPGFWVGGTVIQSRVYLTGMKVAE; the protein is encoded by the coding sequence ATGCTACCCACTGAAGTTAGAGAAAGTCAACTTCGTGAGAGCAATAGCCAGAAAGTCCACCCTCAACCTATGGAGGAGTCCATGAATCAGAATGTTGAAGCTATAGATGCTCTAATCTCTAGAATATTTACGAACATTTCATCTCTGAAGACCGCTTATATCAACCTCCAAGCTGCTCATACTCCTTATGATCCCGATAAAATTCAAGCTGCTGACAAACAAGTCATCTCAGAGTTAAAACATCTGTCTGAACTAAAGCATTTTTACCGGGAAAACAATCCAAAACCTGCATGTGTTTCTCCTCAGGATTCCAGATTAGCTGCCGAGATTCAAGAACAGCAAAGTTTATTGAAAACATATGAAATCATGGTGAAAAAATTTCAGTCAGAAATTCAGAACAAGGATtctgagatacatcaattgcagCAATTAGTGGAAGAGGCAGGTCAAAAGCGAGAGAAGCTGGAAAAGAATCTGAAGATGCGAGGCTTGTCCACTAGAGAATCTGATGTTTCTGGCCAACAAAACGGATTCTTTCCTGTGGATTTGACCCCTGATTTGTTCATTTCAGCTGTTGAAACTGCGTATAAAGCTATTCACGATTTCTCAAAGCCACTAATTAACATGATGAAAGCAGCTAGTTGGGACCTTGATGCCGCAGCTCAGTCAATTGAGCCTAGTGTTGTCTATGCCAAGAGGGCCCACAAAAAATATGCATTTGAATCCTACATATGCCAGAAGATGTTCTTGGGGTTTCAACAAGAGACATTCACAGAGAAACCCGAAGATGTTTCAGTGAACACTGAGAGTTTCTTTCACCAGTACCTTGCTTTGAGAGAAATGGACCCGTTGGATGCTCTGGGCCAAAACCCAGATTCTATATTTGGTAAATTCTGCAGGAGCAAGTATCTAGTTGTGATCCATCCCAAAATGGAGGCCTCATTCTTCGGCAATTTGGATCAACGCAACTATGTTATGGGAGGCGGGCACCCTCGAACCCCATTCTATCAGGCCTTCTTGAAACTAGCCAAGTCAACTTGGCTTTTGCATAGGTTGGCTCATTCCTTTGATCCAAGTGTGAAAATATTTCAAGTGAACAAGGGGAACGAATTCTCCGAGGTTTACATGGAAAGCGTGGTGAAAAACTTGATAATGGATGAAAACGAGGAAAAGCCAAAGGTTGGCTTGATGGTTATGCCCGGGTTTTGGGTTGGAGGAACTGTAATTCAGAGTCGAGTCTACTTAACTGGCATGAAGGTGGCTGAGTGA